The Carassius gibelio isolate Cgi1373 ecotype wild population from Czech Republic chromosome B22, carGib1.2-hapl.c, whole genome shotgun sequence genome window below encodes:
- the LOC127987218 gene encoding SLAM family member 9 isoform X2: MFHVFVLFCLCWWQLFGVFGVKTAMSVLEGDSVFLRSDCIELHEDDDIVWNFGAENHLIAKIKERQPLYKFDERFRDRLKMDAQTGSLTITNITTQHTGDYKLQISGTRLLSKTFSVSVYAYLAVPVISSTSSNCSSSSLSSSSSQQNCSLVCSVVNVGHVTLSWYKGNSLLSSISVSDLSISLSLPLEVEYQEKNSYSCVINNPITNQTTHLDISQLCHTCSVLDPHFLSQDSLLKMLISVAAGSLLIVAAVWIFWIYRKCRKTEQEVFDDVTVQNHDEELIYADPTFYKRKHMN, translated from the exons ATGtttcatgtgtttgttttgttctgcttGTGCTGGTGGCAACTATTTG GAGTGTTTGGTGTAAAGACAGCGATGTCAGTgttggagggagattcagtcttTCTGCGCAGTGATTGTATTGAATTACATGAAGACGACGACATAGTTTGGAATTTTGGAGCTGAGAATCATCTCATAGCAAAAATTAAAGAGAGACAACCCTTGTACAAAtttgatgagagattcagagacagactgaaaatGGATgctcaaactggatctctgacaatcacaaacatcacaactcaacacacTGGAGACTATAAACTACAGATAAGTGGAACAAGACTGCTgtcaaaaacattcagtgtttctgtctatg CTTACCTggctgttcctgtcatcagcagtacCTCTTCAAACTGTTCATCATCTTCattatcatcttcatcatcacagcagaattgttcactggtgtgttcagtggtgaatgtgggtcatgtgactctctcctggtacaaaggaaacagtttattgtccagcatcagtgtgtctgatctcagcatcagtctctctctacctctggaggtggaatatcaggagaaaaacagctacagctgtgtgatcaacaatcccatcacaaaccagaccacacatctggacatcagtcaactctgtcacacatgttcag TACTGGACCCACACTTTCTTTCACAAGACTCACTTCTAAAAATGCTGATCTCTGTTGctgctggatctctgttgattGTTGCCGCAGTCTGGATTTTCTGGATCTACAGGAAATGTAGAAAAACTGAACAAGAAG tttttGATGATGTAACGGTTCAAAATCATGACGAAGAATTAATTTACGCCGATCCAACATTCTACAAAAGAAAACACATGAACTG A
- the LOC127987223 gene encoding uncharacterized protein LOC127987223 gives MKNLFIFLMILPYRGVFVEDISGVTVSVMGGDKVTLHTDVETNQHEKIKWFFNSTRIAQISGDLRKICTDVQCKDGDERFRDRLKLDHQTGSLTIRDLNTTDSGEYQLLIISHSSNSVKTFSVAVNDVPAAERYKIQRKSVKEGESFTFDPGDINKDDMMKWYFNDSLIAEITGDQSKICSDVECKERFGDRLKLDHQTGSLIIMNITNTDSGDYKLQISSRNFTIQRHRSISITSYNNFSVSDRSVLLLVITGICVALLLVLAAGFIGKCCRRRKSGIRKKNLSAL, from the exons GTGTTTTTGTGGAGGATATAAGTGGAGTTACAGTGTCAGTGATGGGGGGAGACAAAGTAACTCTACACACTGATGTTGAAACAAACCAGCATGAAAAGATTAAATGGTTCTTTAATAGCACTCGCATCGCTCAAATCAGTGGAGATCTACGAAAGATCTGTACAGATGTTCAGTGTAAAGATggtgatgagagattcagagacagactgaagctggatcatcagactggatctctgaccatcagagACCTCAAcaccacagactctggagaatatcAACTACTGATCATCAGCCACAGCAGCAACAGTGTAAAGACCTTCAGTGTTGCCGTAAATG ATGTTCCTGCTGCTGAACGATATAAAATACAGAGAAagtcagtgaaggagggagaatCTTTCACTTTTGATCCTGGTGACATAAATAAAGACGATATGATGAAGTGGTATTTTAATGACTCTCTCATCGCTGAAATCACTGGAGATCAGAGTAAGATCTGTTCAGATGTTGAGTGTAAAGAGAGATTcggagacagactgaagctggatcatcagactggatctctgatcatcatgAACATCACAAACACTGACTCTGGAGATTATAAACTACAGATCAGCAGCAGAAACTTTACCATCCAACGGCATCGCAGCATCAGTATCACCAGTTACAATAACTTCAGTGTATCTG ATCGGAGTGTGCTTTTacttgtcatcacaggaatatgtGTTGCTCTTCTGCTGGTGCTTGCAGCAGGTTTCATTg GAAAATGCTGTAGAAGACGCAAAAGTGGTATTCGCAAAAAAAATCTATCAGCTCTGTAG